One Amycolatopsis sp. NBC_00355 genomic window carries:
- a CDS encoding zinc-dependent alcohol dehydrogenase family protein, with protein sequence MKYFSLPRPGAGLVLGERDAPEPGPGQVLVRLHGWAVNARDLMILKGFYPKPVKPDVVALSDGAGEVVGVGDGVRAWSTGDRVAATYFPNWLAGPGTPEKTADDLFGSLDGTLAEYAVFPEDALVAVPAHLDYAEAATLPSAGVTAWRAVVEEGGVFPGQTVLTLGSGGLSTFALQFAAVAGARVIATSSSDEKLARLRELGAAETINYTTTPEWGLAAAELAGGGVDHVVDVGGGGTIGQSMLAARVGGHVSVAGVLTHEGAADPVLVLVKQLTLRGLTNASRETFQTMNRAIEQTGLRPVIDRRFAFDDVAAAFKHLESGAHVGKVVLESA encoded by the coding sequence GTGAAGTACTTTTCCCTGCCGCGTCCCGGCGCCGGACTCGTCCTCGGCGAGCGTGACGCCCCCGAACCCGGCCCCGGCCAGGTCCTGGTCCGGCTGCACGGCTGGGCGGTCAACGCCCGCGACCTGATGATCCTCAAGGGGTTCTACCCGAAGCCGGTCAAGCCGGACGTCGTCGCGCTGTCGGACGGCGCGGGCGAGGTCGTCGGGGTCGGCGACGGCGTGCGCGCGTGGTCCACGGGCGACCGCGTGGCGGCGACGTACTTCCCGAACTGGCTCGCGGGTCCCGGCACGCCGGAGAAGACCGCGGACGACCTGTTCGGCTCGCTCGACGGGACGCTGGCCGAGTACGCCGTCTTCCCCGAGGACGCGCTGGTGGCCGTGCCCGCGCACCTGGACTACGCCGAGGCCGCGACGCTGCCCAGCGCCGGCGTGACGGCGTGGCGCGCGGTCGTCGAGGAAGGCGGGGTGTTCCCCGGCCAGACCGTGCTCACCCTGGGCAGCGGTGGCCTGTCGACGTTCGCGTTGCAGTTCGCCGCAGTCGCCGGCGCCCGCGTCATCGCGACCTCCAGCTCGGACGAGAAGCTGGCGCGGCTGCGCGAGCTCGGCGCGGCCGAGACGATCAACTACACGACCACCCCGGAGTGGGGGCTCGCCGCGGCGGAGCTGGCCGGTGGCGGCGTCGACCACGTCGTCGACGTGGGCGGGGGTGGCACGATCGGCCAGTCGATGCTCGCCGCGCGGGTCGGCGGGCACGTCAGCGTCGCCGGCGTCCTCACCCACGAGGGCGCGGCCGACCCGGTGCTCGTGCTGGTCAAGCAGCTGACCCTGCGCGGTCTCACCAACGCCTCCCGCGAGACGTTCCAGACCATGAACCGCGCCATCGAACAAACCGGCCTGCGGCCCGTGATCGACCGCCGGTTCGCCTTCGACGACGTCGCGGCCGCGTTCAAGCACCTGGAGTCCGGCGCCCACGTCGGCAAGGTCGTGCTGGAAAGCGCGTGA
- a CDS encoding AfsA-related hotdog domain-containing protein has product MAGPDGSACRAPHDSPAGPADAAPDWALPGLTRRHVVVVADRFARFARGDQVFTVSGLLALMTSDGPDLAGCTWVVHPGQGIDGTDCDLLEAAAEKSEASVCLADPAAFRPLQAAPAIVHKHRAENVLLAGVHSPEATLCVADLHVHRDNELVLDHHTGEHVQGIVIIEAMRQICIAQFETAVRPALTSAGYAGVWKRIDMSFEDFLFPLPATVESRIEESDVKREHHLKFRASAVVRQHGRTVATAGIDYAMIRLERIDTLERRKADQATRAYLG; this is encoded by the coding sequence ATGGCAGGACCTGATGGTTCTGCGTGCCGGGCACCCCACGACAGTCCCGCCGGACCGGCCGACGCCGCCCCGGACTGGGCCTTGCCCGGCCTCACCCGCCGGCACGTCGTGGTGGTCGCCGACCGCTTCGCCCGCTTCGCTCGCGGCGACCAGGTGTTCACGGTTTCGGGGCTGCTGGCCCTGATGACGTCCGACGGCCCGGACCTGGCCGGCTGCACCTGGGTCGTCCACCCCGGCCAGGGCATCGACGGGACGGACTGCGACCTGCTGGAAGCCGCCGCCGAGAAGAGCGAGGCTTCGGTGTGCCTGGCGGACCCGGCCGCGTTCCGGCCGCTGCAGGCCGCCCCGGCGATCGTCCACAAGCACCGCGCGGAGAACGTCCTGCTCGCGGGCGTGCACAGCCCGGAGGCCACGCTCTGCGTCGCCGACCTGCACGTGCACCGCGACAACGAGCTCGTCCTCGACCACCACACCGGCGAACACGTGCAGGGCATCGTGATCATCGAGGCGATGCGCCAGATCTGCATCGCGCAGTTCGAGACCGCGGTCCGCCCCGCCCTGACCTCGGCCGGCTACGCGGGGGTGTGGAAGCGGATCGACATGTCCTTCGAGGACTTCCTGTTCCCGCTCCCGGCCACCGTCGAGTCGCGCATCGAGGAGTCCGACGTCAAGCGGGAGCACCACCTGAAGTTCCGCGCCTCAGCGGTGGTGCGCCAGCACGGGCGCACCGTCGCCACGGCCGGCATCGACTACGCGATGATCCGGCTGGAACGCATCGACACCCTCGAACGCCGCAAGGCCGACCAGGCCACCCGGGCCTACCTCGGCTGA
- a CDS encoding carboxymuconolactone decarboxylase family protein, whose translation MSDVPEQDHAAASFAQGLALIQQLGGVERPAVLDLFESIGEGAFGEQCVGFIYGDVYHRPGLPLPDRQLATVAALIALGYAGSQLQFHAKAALNVGCTRRQLVETAIQISSFAGFPATLNALGELKTVFATLPAEQPPTGAAADVPWAGIEDRYERGLAAMKAVDGDAGEKVARALEDIAPDLARYIVEFTFGEIYTRPHLTLRLREIVTIAACVALGTATPQLKVHLHATLNVGGTEKEIVETILHLAFYCGFPAALNAIAAAREVFAQR comes from the coding sequence ATGTCCGACGTGCCGGAGCAGGACCACGCTGCCGCGTCCTTCGCCCAGGGATTGGCCCTGATCCAGCAGCTCGGCGGGGTCGAGCGCCCGGCGGTGCTGGACCTGTTCGAGAGCATCGGCGAAGGCGCGTTCGGGGAACAGTGCGTCGGGTTCATCTACGGCGACGTCTACCACCGGCCCGGCCTCCCGCTCCCGGATCGCCAGCTGGCGACGGTGGCCGCGCTCATCGCGCTGGGCTACGCGGGTTCGCAGCTGCAGTTCCACGCCAAGGCCGCGCTGAACGTCGGCTGCACCCGCCGTCAGCTGGTCGAGACGGCCATCCAGATCAGCTCGTTCGCCGGGTTCCCGGCGACCCTGAACGCGCTGGGGGAGCTGAAGACCGTGTTCGCCACCCTCCCGGCCGAACAACCGCCGACGGGTGCCGCGGCGGACGTGCCGTGGGCCGGCATCGAGGACCGCTACGAGCGCGGCCTGGCCGCGATGAAGGCCGTCGACGGCGACGCGGGGGAGAAGGTCGCCCGGGCGCTCGAAGACATCGCGCCCGACCTGGCCCGGTACATCGTCGAGTTCACCTTCGGCGAGATCTACACCCGGCCGCACCTGACCCTGCGGCTGCGCGAGATCGTCACGATCGCCGCGTGCGTCGCGCTCGGTACCGCGACCCCGCAGCTGAAGGTCCACCTGCACGCCACGCTCAACGTCGGCGGGACCGAGAAGGAGATCGTCGAGACGATCCTGCACCTGGCCTTCTACTGCGGCTTCCCCGCCGCGCTCAACGCGATCGCGGCCGCGCGGGAAGTGTTCGCGCAGCGGTGA
- a CDS encoding HAD family hydrolase: protein MSALRKLRVVALDCDGVLIDDTYLGMIARFVADHGGVYDAEAERDVIGLRDLVVAEKITRLCELDQPAEETLKQLWAARQDYLRAHPIRVAEGVQDCLTALGGLPVRLVCYGGRTREHTFDRYLGDFTALLDAEVPYVSINEHRPGVEHIARTVFDVAFDEIVFVDDVSRVAADARGHGAGFVGFPSSPAHARQREFMAGLGVRHFPASLAELTPDLLVMVDEELATSTHWPC from the coding sequence GTGAGCGCCCTGCGGAAGCTGCGCGTGGTCGCCCTCGACTGCGACGGCGTGCTCATCGACGACACCTACCTGGGCATGATCGCGCGGTTCGTCGCCGACCACGGCGGGGTGTACGACGCCGAAGCCGAACGGGACGTGATCGGGCTGCGCGACCTCGTCGTCGCCGAGAAGATCACCCGGCTCTGCGAGCTGGACCAGCCGGCCGAGGAGACGCTGAAGCAGCTGTGGGCCGCGCGGCAGGATTACCTGCGGGCGCACCCGATCCGCGTCGCGGAAGGCGTCCAGGACTGCCTGACGGCGCTGGGCGGGCTGCCCGTGCGGCTGGTCTGCTACGGCGGGCGCACCCGGGAGCACACGTTCGACCGGTACCTCGGCGACTTCACCGCGCTGCTCGACGCCGAAGTGCCGTACGTGAGCATCAACGAGCATCGGCCGGGTGTCGAGCACATCGCCCGCACGGTCTTCGACGTCGCGTTCGACGAGATCGTGTTCGTCGACGACGTGAGCCGGGTGGCCGCCGACGCCCGTGGGCACGGCGCCGGCTTCGTCGGGTTCCCGTCGAGCCCGGCGCACGCGCGGCAGCGGGAGTTCATGGCCGGGCTCGGGGTCCGGCACTTCCCGGCGTCGCTCGCCGAACTGACCCCGGATCTTCTCGTGATGGTCGACGAAGAGCTGGCGACTTCGACACACTGGCCCTGTTGA